Proteins encoded in a region of the Loxodonta africana isolate mLoxAfr1 chromosome 22, mLoxAfr1.hap2, whole genome shotgun sequence genome:
- the LOC111748990 gene encoding olfactory receptor 10AG1-like → MEHQENLLEVNDTLVIEFFLLGFSDIPNLQMLLFGIFFLAYVIILMGNGIIILITRVDKTLQTPMYFFLSNFSFLEICYVSIIIPKMLMNIWTQNRKISLFECATQMCFFLVLGSTECLLLAVMAYDRYVAICNPLHYPLVMNGRVCIQLVTGSWTTGITIQIGQTYQIFSLPFCGSNQINHFFCDIPPIFKLACGDTFVNEMSVYIIVVLFITVPFLLILGSYSKVISTILKLPSATSRARAFSTCSSHLMVVALFFGSGIITYFQPKSKHSSGRDRFLSLFYTIVVPVFNPMIYTLRNKDVMVALRKLLP, encoded by the coding sequence ATGGAACACCAAGAAAACCTACTAGAAGTAAATGACACTTTGGTGatagaattttttcttttgggATTCTCTGATATTCCTAATCTCCAAATGTTACTTTTTGGGATATTTTTCCTGGCTTATGTGATTATCTTGATGGGAAATGGCATCATTATTCTCATAACCAGGGTTGACAAGACTCTCCAGAcacccatgtattttttcctcagtaatttttCCTTCTTGGAAATCTGTTACGTGTCTATCATTATTCCTAAAATGCTCATGAACATTTGGACTCAGAATAGAAAAATTTCTTTGTTTGAATGTGCGACACAAATGTGTTTTTTCCTTGTACTTGGAAGTACAGAGTGTTTACTCCTGGCAGtaatggcctatgatcgctacgTGGCCATTTGTAACCCTCTGCACTATCCCCTAGTCATGAATGGCAGGGTCTGTATCCAGTTGGTGACTGGCTCCTGGACTACTGGAATCACAATTCAGATAGGGCAGACATATCAGATTTTCTCTCTGCCATTTTGTGGATCTAACCAAATCAACCACTTCTTCTGTGATATCCCCCCAATATTCAAGCTGGCCTGTGGGGACACCTTTGTGAATGAGATGTCAGTCTACATAATTGTTGTGTTGTTTATCACAGTTCCATTTCTGTTGATACTTGGCTCCTATAGCAAAGTCATCTCCACCATCCTGAAGTTGCCATCAGCCACAAGTCGAGCCAgagccttctccacctgctcaTCTCATCTTATGGTTGTGGCTTTATTCTTTGGATCAGGAATCATTACATATTTTCAACCCAAATCAAAACACTCTTCTGGAAGAGAcagatttctctctcttttctataCCATTGTTGTCCCAGTGTTTAACCCTATGATATATACTCTGAGGAATAAGGACGTCATGGTGGCATTGAGAAAATTGCTGCCTTAA
- the LOC100675158 gene encoding olfactory receptor 10AG1-like, whose protein sequence is MNHQEKPPEDNLTELMEFVLLGFADMPHLQWFLFGLFLIIYISILMSNGTIFLITKNDPTLQSPMYFFLANFSFLEICYASTTLPRMLMNLGTQRRRISLVACATQMCFVLMFGVAECLLLAVMAYDRYVAICNPLNYPLVMNHRVCIQLVTGSWTTGIPFLIEYTYQIFSLSFCGSNQINHFFCDVFPILKLACGDTFVNEMLAYTVAVLFGMVPFLLILGSYSKIISIILKFPSATSQAKAFSTCSSHLMVVVLFFGSAIITYLRPNTRHSEGTGKVLSLFYTILTPMFNPMIYSLRNKDVIIALRKLLCK, encoded by the coding sequence ATGAATCATCAAGAAAAACCTCCAGAAGATAATCTAACTGAGCTGATGGAATTTGTTCTCTTGGGCTTTGCTGACATGCCCCATCTCCAGTGgtttctttttggattatttttaatCATCTATATCAGTATCCTGATGAGCAATGGCACCATATTTCTAATAACAAAAAATGACCCCACTCTTCAGAgccctatgtattttttcttggCCAATTTTTCCTTCTTGGAAATATGCTATGCATCAACCACTCTCCCCAGAATGCTGATGAATCTTGGGACCCAGAGAAGAAGAATTTCTTTAGTTGCCTGTGCTACACAGATGTGCTTTGTCCTTATGTTCGGAGTCGCAGAGTGTTTGCTCCtggcagtgatggcctatgaccgctatgtggccatttgtaacccTCTGAACTATCCTCTAGTCATGAACCACAGAGTCTGCATCCAGTTGGTGACTGGCTCCTGGACCACTGGAATCCCATTTCTTATAGAGTACACGTATCagattttctctctgtctttctgtggATCTAACCAAATcaaccacttcttctgtgacGTTTTCCCAATACTTAAGCTGGCTTGTGGGGACACATTTGTGAATGAGATGTTGGCCTATACGGTTGCTGTGCTATTTGGCATGGTTCCATTTCTGTTGATACTTGGCTCCTACAGTAAAATcatctccatcatcctgaagttCCCATCAGCCACAAGTCAAGCCAAAGCCTTCTCTACCTGCTCATCTCATCTTATGGTTGTGGTGTTATTCTTTGGATCAGCCATTATTACATACTTAAGGCCCAACACCAGACACTCAGAGGGAACTGGCAAAGTTCTATCTCTTTTCTACACTATCTTAACTCCTATGTTTAATCCCATGATATATAGCCTAAGGAACAAGGATGTCATAATTGCACTCAGAAAATTGCTATGTAAATAA